The region CACCACGCCGGCCGAGATCCTGAAGCAGTTGGGGGATCCTGAGTGGAGCGGCTTTGAATTTGAGCGCGGGGACGGCTTATGGTCCTGCCCGGATGTACCAATCGGCAACGGCCGGCATGCGCGGATCGAGCTGGCCGTGGAGGGACGTTTTGCCGCCCTGCTCGCGGTCAGCGCCCCACAAGGTTCTAACCTTCCCCCCCGCTCGGTGTTCCATGTTTCCAAGTAGGACAGGGCCCCCCGTGGGCGCGGCAAGCCGGGGATGTGGGGGTATATTTGCAGTCCGTGCCCAGGTGGCGGAATTGGTAGACGCGCTAGTTTCAGGTACTAGTTCTCGCAAGGGAGTGAAGGTTCGAGTCCTTTCCTGGGCACCAAAAAACCCTGGTTGATGCATTCAACCAGGGTTTTGCATTTTTGGGCCGGGTTACTTCCTCTTGCGCAACAGAGCGGCGGCGGCCAGACCGGCGATGGCCAGGGTTGCCGGTTCCGGAACGGCTTCGACAGAAAAATCATCGACGATGTAGGAGTTGTCGTTGAACCCGGATTCCGGATTTTCCAAAATCCGCAGGCGATAGTCGGTGCCATCCCCGACAAAACTTAGTTGGCGGTGGTGGACTCCGAGGTTATCCCAGTTTTGGAGGTCTTGCACAACGATGGCGCCGCTGGAGGCGACTTCGATGCGGACATCGAGCACGGCCCCGCTGGCCATCCATCCTAGCCAATTGTAGTCCAAGGTGTAGGACACCCCTGCGGAGGTGGCGAAATCTTGGTAGAAGTCGGCATTGTGGCCGTTTTGCCCTTCGCCATCCGTATTGACGCTGTAGGCACCCGAGATCGTCGGGTAGGCCCCGGGGTTTTTGTGGATAGTGACCGAGTGGCCGGACGCGATAGTCCAACCGGGCATTTGGCCGGGATCGAGCCGGGTGTAAGACCCGTCGCCGTTGATGCCAAAGTTCGGTTGGTTTTCAAAGTCGCCGTTGACGATCAGGTTGGCGTGAGCCCCGGCTGACACGGCCAAAACGGCAAGCCAGGCCGCTGATTTCGTGAATTTTGATTTCATCTCCATGGTTCCCTCCAATGAGGCAGACCTAGTCTACATGCATCATGGCGACTTTTTGTTTGTGCCTATCGGCCAGTGATGGTATAAATCCGCCATGGTCGGGTACCACCTTGCCGATTTGAGTTTGCCGCCCAACCGGATTTTTGTGGGTGACGGCGATTTGACGGCGGAAAAGTTGGAATGGGCGCAACCGGCCGACATGTGGACCTTGGTCTATTACGAGCACACCAACGCGGTCACCCAGCAGAATTCGACCGCCTTGGTGGAACCGGGCACCATTGTGGTTTTCGCCCCGGGTGTGCGGGGAGCCCATGGCCGGGTTGGGCCTGACACGCATTTCCAATTTTTGACCTTTTCCCTCCCCGGCCTTGGCAAGCAGATCCATTCCATCCCCCGGTTGATCACCGACCGCGCCCACGTTTTTGCCGACCTGCGGCGAGCATCATCGCGGATCACGGACGCGACGGAACCTGCGGTCGCCTTTGTGTGGAATTTTTTGTGGTGCGTTTCCGAACCTAAGTCCCGCCATCGGGGCCGGGATGTGCTTTACCAGGTCGAAGCGTATGTGCGGCAAAACTTGGGCCGCAAGCTAACGGTGAACGAGTTGGGGGCGCACGCCGGACTTTCCCAACGGCAACTCCTGCGATTGTTCCGCGAAGAGCACAACATGACGGTTCAGGAATATGTCCGCCAACTTAAAGTCCAAGAGGCGACACGGCTGTTGCTTTCGACTGATCTGCCGGTAAAGGCGGTGGCGTCAAGGGTTGGGATTTCCGACCTGCAAGAGTTCAACAAACTCATCCGATGGGCGACCGGTGCGTCCCCATCGGCCTATCGGGCTGGATCCAATTGACCGGGTGGGGAACTCTTTTCGCCCAAAACGTATTAAACTCAAGGTTCGTAGCCATCGGAAGAAACCATGAAGAAGATCCTGCTCACCGCTGTTTTGGCCGCCTGTTCGGCCTTTGCCCTCGTCGCCTGTTCACCGACGCAAGAAGCCTCCTCCAAGAACCCAGCTAGCGAAGCCGCCACCGCGGGCACCGCAACTGCCTCCAAGGTCAAATGCGAAAAGTGCGGGGCCGAAGTGGATGCCAGCGCGATCAAGGAGGTCGACGGCAAGAAAATTTGCGTCAACTGTGCGGAAGCAAATGATGGCAAACATGATGCCGATATGGTTTCCTGCGCCGGTTGCGGAATGCAGGTGGCCAAAGCGGACGCCATTGAAAAGGATGGCAAAGAGTACTGCTCCCACTGCGCCGAATCCATGGGATTGAAGAAAGAAGAATCGGGCGCAACGACTGAAACCCCTAAAACCGAAGGCGAAAGCCACTAACCCCGGCTTAGACCCTTAACCGCCCCGGCCCGCAATGTGGGCCGGGGCGTTGCCTTGCCGGACAACCCAAATCGTACAAATTTGGGGCGTTTCTGCCCCTCTGGCCCGTCCTCCCTCTTAAGGGGATATCACGATGGCCAGCCTTTCCAATCCCGGACTTTACGCCAAAATCATGGATTTCCAAATCGACGACCCCGGTGTGGCGTTGCCATTTTCTCGGCGGTTGGCGCGGGAAAACGGGTGGTCTCCAGAATTTGCCGACCGGGTGGTTGGGGAATACCGACGGTTCGTCTATTTGTGCTTGGCCGCCGGCCACCCCTGCACGCCAAGCGACGAGGTGGACCAAGCCTGGCACTTGCACATGTTGTACACCTCAAGCTATTTCGGCCGGTTCTGCCCCGAAGTTTTGGGCAAGACCTTGTCGCATGAACCGACTAAAGGCGGTAGCCATGAAAACCGAAAGTTCGACGATTGGTACAGCCGGACGGTCGAGTCGTACCGTTTGGAATTCGGCGAAGCCCCCCCGCCTGACATTTGGCCCCCAAACAACATCCGGTTTTCGCGGCCCATGCAATTCAAGCGGGTCAATGTGGCGGATTATTACCTCATCCCCCGGCGGGCCGTCGCCCAAGGAGCT is a window of Armatimonadota bacterium DNA encoding:
- a CDS encoding DUF642 domain-containing protein, with the translated sequence MKSKFTKSAAWLAVLAVSAGAHANLIVNGDFENQPNFGINGDGSYTRLDPGQMPGWTIASGHSVTIHKNPGAYPTISGAYSVNTDGEGQNGHNADFYQDFATSAGVSYTLDYNWLGWMASGAVLDVRIEVASSGAIVVQDLQNWDNLGVHHRQLSFVGDGTDYRLRILENPESGFNDNSYIVDDFSVEAVPEPATLAIAGLAAAALLRKRK
- a CDS encoding helix-turn-helix transcriptional regulator, encoding MVGYHLADLSLPPNRIFVGDGDLTAEKLEWAQPADMWTLVYYEHTNAVTQQNSTALVEPGTIVVFAPGVRGAHGRVGPDTHFQFLTFSLPGLGKQIHSIPRLITDRAHVFADLRRASSRITDATEPAVAFVWNFLWCVSEPKSRHRGRDVLYQVEAYVRQNLGRKLTVNELGAHAGLSQRQLLRLFREEHNMTVQEYVRQLKVQEATRLLLSTDLPVKAVASRVGISDLQEFNKLIRWATGASPSAYRAGSN